The following nucleotide sequence is from Endozoicomonas sp. GU-1.
AAAACCTTTTCAGTCTTTTTTATTTTGGTTTTCCTTTAGGGTCTTTTCTGAAATACAGTGCTTATTATTTAGCAAAAAAAATTGCATGTGAAGTTCGTAGTAATAATATTGAAATATCATTAATTCATTCACATAAAATAACATGCGAAGGGTCAGTTGGTTTTTATTTGTCAAAAATGCTAAATAAGCCTTTGATTTGCACGGTGCAAGGTGGGACGGATAGTCGATTTTTAAAGTATGGAGTTGGCAATGGTTCTTTATATGAGGAGGTAGTTTATCACTCTAAAAAGATTTTATTTATGAGTGTATGGGCAAAAAAGAATTTTGAAAAGTTACCGACTTATGATGAAAATAAAACTTTTGATTTTCCAATTCCCTGCGTAAACAAAGTGCTACAAGTTGCAAAGCCAAAAAAACAAAAAGAAGGCGATCACCTAAAGCTAGTATGCGTAGCGTTAAATCAATATAAATTGAAAGGTATTATACCACTAATATATGCTTTGACGACCAAGGAGCTGAGGTTAAAAATGACTTTAGATATCATTGGAATGTCTGACCCAGTAGAAATAAACGCCATCAATAAAGCAATTACTAAATGCAATCTAATGAAAAGAGTGAAATTACTAGGCCGAGTGAAACATGATAAATTATTAGAGATGTACACGAACTACGATGCGTTCGTATTACCGAGTGCGCCAGAATCGTTTGGAATGGTTTATGTTGAGGCATTATTTGCAGGATTGCCAATTCTATTTCACAAGAATACTGGCATTGATGGTTATTTAGATGGACTTGAGGTTGGCATTGGCATTGAGAATAAAAGTGCTACTGAAATTAGCAATGCATTAAATCACATGGGTGATAATATAAACAACTTTAAAAATAATGTATTTAAAGCTATAAAAAATGGTAAATTAGCTCATTTGACTAATGATCATATTATTGAAACATATCGTAATGTAGTGGAAGAAACAATTGGTTTAAACCATGAATAGGAAAATACTTGTTATAGCTTCTGCAGGAGGGCATTTAACACAAGCTCTTTGTGCAACAGCCCTCTGTGATGAAATCGTTCTTGTTACTAATAAAAAAAATATAAGTAATGTGAGAATACGTAGAATTTATAAGATATTCGATACTCAAAAGAACCCGATAATTCATTTTATTAATATATTTTTTGCAATAATCGTTTTGTTGCGTGAAAGGCCTAAGTCTGTTTTTAGTACTGGTGGGCCGATTTGTCTCCCTTTTGCTCTTCTCTGTAAATTATTTAGAATCCGTTTTGTATATCTTGATACCTTATCCAGGGTTGTAGAGTTGTCTAATTCTGGCAAGCTGATCTACCGCTTTAAACTATATAATTGTTTTATTTGCCAATGGAAAGACGTGGCTCAACAATACGAAGGCATTGAATATTATGGCACAACCTTTGATCTTAGTGACCATGGGGAGTAATGGTTATCCGTTTCAACGACTGGTGGATTATTTAAGAAATGAACCGCTATACAATAGTAATGATTGTCGTTGGTACATTCAAACTGGTGGATTTGATATACAAGAAAAACCGTTTGTTGGTACAGTAGTTGATCTAATCAGTCGAACTGAAATGGAAGATCTTGTAAAACAAAGTCATCTTGTTATTAGTCACTGTGGTATTGGTAGTCTTAACATGCTTCTACAATATCGTAAGCGGGTCATTTTTGTACCAAGAGTAGCGCAATACGGAGAGTTTTCAGATGACCATCAGTTACAGATAGCGAATGAAATTCATAACAAAAAAATGGATGTTGTTTTCCCTGGAGATATGTTTCCGACTATTGATAAAAACAAACTAACAAGTGAGCATTTATATCAAGAACCTATTGACATTACAAACTATTCATTATCTAAAATAATTAAAAAGAAATTATTCGAAACTGACATTTGAGACTGGGATGTAACTTTGAATTTTAGACAAGATATTAATGGATTACGAGCCATCGCTGTATTGTCTGTAGTCCTCTTTCATTTTAATGAAAATTGGCTTCCAGGTGGCTTTGCTGGTGTTGACATCTTCTTTGTCATTTCTGGTTATTTAATGACAGGTATTATTTTTAATGGTATAGAGAAAAAGACATTTTCATTGATATTGTTTTATATGGCCAGGGCTCGAAGAATTATACCTTCATTAGCCGTGCTATGTGCTTTTCTACTAATCTTTGGTTGGATGTTTTTAACACCACTGGATTTCAAGCCGCTTAGTAAACATGCTGCAAGCAGTTTAGGTTTTATTTCTAATATAATTTACTCACTAGAAACTGATGGTTACTTTGATGCTGCGTCAAAGTACAAGTGGCTACTGCACACATGGTCATTATCGGTCGAATGGCAATTTTATGTTATATATCCAGTAGT
It contains:
- a CDS encoding glycosyltransferase family 4 protein, which encodes MTRTSILHIHADYPDNSGYNSTPAVKNLIKLASEYKHYVFAIHRTNIPNRIKIIKKDENLFSLFYFGFPLGSFLKYSAYYLAKKIACEVRSNNIEISLIHSHKITCEGSVGFYLSKMLNKPLICTVQGGTDSRFLKYGVGNGSLYEEVVYHSKKILFMSVWAKKNFEKLPTYDENKTFDFPIPCVNKVLQVAKPKKQKEGDHLKLVCVALNQYKLKGIIPLIYALTTKELRLKMTLDIIGMSDPVEINAINKAITKCNLMKRVKLLGRVKHDKLLEMYTNYDAFVLPSAPESFGMVYVEALFAGLPILFHKNTGIDGYLDGLEVGIGIENKSATEISNALNHMGDNINNFKNNVFKAIKNGKLAHLTNDHIIETYRNVVEETIGLNHE
- a CDS encoding glycosyltransferase, with protein sequence MAQPLILVTMGSNGYPFQRLVDYLRNEPLYNSNDCRWYIQTGGFDIQEKPFVGTVVDLISRTEMEDLVKQSHLVISHCGIGSLNMLLQYRKRVIFVPRVAQYGEFSDDHQLQIANEIHNKKMDVVFPGDMFPTIDKNKLTSEHLYQEPIDITNYSLSKIIKKKLFETDI